A single window of Haliotis asinina isolate JCU_RB_2024 chromosome 5, JCU_Hal_asi_v2, whole genome shotgun sequence DNA harbors:
- the LOC137284769 gene encoding methylthioribose kinase-like: MADEDVSQTDIHGKVLEALKKHSHLVDLQWAECTSNVKVSEVGDGNLNDVFRAFPSEDPSNSVIVKHAPPYIKCLGKDFPLHEERGGLEYKAQCKFHSIAPGSVPKPIFYDSSLRVMCMEDLRDYAIYRTSLISGHLDDDAALKLARDVAIIHRDTRVAKIGEDAIEQLDKEFQNREMVQLTERYIFTGPFSPDDPTNRCSPSLRAKLDWVHGDQEVLRAAAHMKKIFLEKKEALVHGDLHTGSIMVKDKDAKVFDSEFCYVGPCSFDIGLLVANYIFVYYCHLLQPDDNDNRRVFAYRVVDICNKTVTEYLEHMTSFDGDKDQANFMSEVAGFAGCEIVRRLIGAAHVTEFDTTPQAEVDALGAGVRLLKAYERIHSIGTLMLIALMLA; this comes from the exons ATGGCTGATGAGGATGTATCGCAAACGGACATACACGGGAAAGTTTTAGAAGCTCTGAAGAAACATTCCCACCTGGTCGACCTGCAA TGGGCAGAATGTACGTCCAATGTAAAGGTATCGGAGGTCGGTGACGGGAACCTGAACGATGTGTTCCGAGCTTTCCCAAGTGAAGATCCGAGTAACAGCGTTATTGTGAAACATGCACCGCCATACATCAAA TGTTTGGGGAAAGATTTCCCGCTCCACGAAGAAAGGGGAGGGCTTGAATACAAGGCTCAGTGCAAATTTCACAGTATCGCTCCAGGAAGTGTCCCCAAACCAATATTCTACGACAGCTCTTTGAGAGTCA TGTGTATGGAGGACCTCCGCGACTACGCAATCTACCGCACCTCCCTCATCAGCGGCCATCTCGACGACGACGCTGCCCTCAAACTGGCGAGAGACGTGGCCATCATACACAGAGACACCCGCGTCGCCAAGATAGGGGAGGACGCCATTGAGCAGCTGGATAAGGAGTTTCA GAACCGTGAAATGGTACAGCTGACAGAGAGGTATATATTTACGGGGCCTTTCTCGCCAGATGACCCGACCAACAGGTGCTCGCCGTCTTTGAGGGCGAAGCTGGACTGGGTACATGGGGACCAGGAAGTGCTCCGGGCGGCCGCCCACATGAAGAAGATCTTCCTGGAGAAGAAGGAAGCTTTGGTACATGGTGATCTGCACACTGGCTCCATAATGGTCAAGGACAAAGACGCCAAG GTGTTCGACAGTGAGTTCTGCTACGTGGGCCCCTGCTCCTTTGACATTGGGCTCCTCGTTGCTAACTACATCTTCGTCTACTACTGCCATCTCCTGCAGCCTGACGACAACGACAACCGCAGGGTCTTCGCTTACAGGGTTGTTGACATCTGCAACAAAACAG TCACTGAGTATTTGGAACATATGACGAGCTTTGATGGGGACAAAGACCAGGCCAACTTCATGTCAGAGGTGGCGGGATTTGCTGGCTGCGAGATTGTCAGAAG GCTGATAGGTGCAGCCCACGTGACGGAGTTCGACACTACCCCCCAGGCAGAGGTTGACGCGCTTGGTGCTGGGGTGAGGCTGCTGAAGGCTTACGAAAGGATACACAGTATCGGGACCCTCATGCTTATAGCTCTGATGTTGGCCTGA
- the LOC137284772 gene encoding methylthioribose kinase-like, protein MAHSNAACASSEIRDSVMKVVTKYSHLEQLQWAGDISKLKIENGGSCNVFRVCLDGSDSSVIVVQCAKPTDAKEPHRDNAQLEFNTLIKFDCLAPGSAVKPVFCDPESKILCIEDLRDYAIYRTSLINGHLDDDAALKLARDVAIIHRDTHVAKIGEDAIKQLDKEFQNATTLTLREQLLFTSPFTPGDPSNQCSDAVKARLDWLYGDQEVLRAAADMKRIFLEKKEALIHGDLHTGSIMVKDKDSKIINAGCSYVGPCSLDLGLLVANYIFTYYCHLLCPDDNDNHRVFAYRVVDICNKTVDEYFKHMTSVTEDLEIYQAKLISEMAGFAGCEIIRRLVGPAHVDEFDHTHDAEIDALGAGVRLLKAYDRIHSIGTLMLIALMLA, encoded by the exons ATGGCTCATTCCAACGCGGCATGTGCTTCATCCGAGATACGAGACAGCGTGATGAAAGTTGTCACGAAATATTCACATTTGGAACAACTACAG TGGGCAGGTGACATTTCAAAGCTGAAAATAGAAAACGGAGGCAGCTGCAACGTCTTCAGAGTGTGCCTCGACGGTAGTGACAGCAGCGTCATCGTCGTGCAGTGTGCTAAGCCAACAGATGCG AAAGAACCACACAGAGACAATGCTCAACTGGAATTTAATACTCTCATCAAATTCGACTGCCTGGCACCTGGCAGTGCAGTCAAACCAGTCTTCTGTGATCCGGAATCGAAAATAT TGTGTATTGAGGACCTCCGCGACTACGCTATCTACCGCACCTCCCTCATCAACGGTCATCTCGACGACGACGCTGCCCTCAAACTGGCGAGAGACGTGGCCATCATACACAGAGACACCCACGTCGCCAAGATAGGGGAGGACGCCATTAAGCAGCTGGATAAAGAGTTTCA AAATGCGACGACGTTGACGCTGCGAGAGCAGTTGTTGTTCACGTCACCCTTCACCCCCGGCGACCCTAGCAACCAGTGTTCCGATGCTGTGAAGGCGAGGCTTGACTGGCTCTATGGGGACCAGGAGGTGCTCCGGGCAGCCGCGGACATGAAGCGAATATTCCTGGAGAAGAAGGAAGCTTTGATACACGGTGATCTCCACACTGGTTCGATAATGGTCAAAGACAAAGATTCCAAG ATAATTAACGCCGGGTGTAGCTACGTGGGCCCCTGCTCCCTCGACCTTGGGCTCTTGGTGGCCAACTACATCTTCACGTACTACTGTCACCTCCTCTGCCCCGACGACAACGACAACCACAGGGTTTTCGCTTACAGGGTTGTCGACATCTGCAACAAGACAG ttgatgaatattttaaacatatGACGAGCGTTACAGAAGACCTTGAAATCTACCAAGCCAAGTTGATATCGGAGATGGCTGGGTTTGCTGGCTGCGAGATAATTAGAAG GTTGGTAGGCCCCGCCCACGTGGATGAGTTTGACCACACCCATGATGCCGAGATTGACGCGCTAGGTGCTGGGGTgaggctgctgaaggcctacgaCAGGATACACAGTATCGGGACCCTCATGCTTATAGCTTTGATGTTGGCCTAG